A genome region from Candidatus Dormiibacterota bacterium includes the following:
- a CDS encoding PH domain-containing protein, with protein sequence MRKLLQDEREIRVARQHWSIFIPVVGGCLVVVAALAALIAVAPSQVSGVALGSVKSFVLVLGLAAVALILTVRWLRWHYTTFTLTDRRVVVGTGVLSRHTESIALDRVQDTAVRQSLVARIFRAGDVEIESAGRDGSEVLARIHDPQGFSNDLLNAVEAHRTGRPYGAGEEVTGAPEPQ encoded by the coding sequence GTGCGCAAGCTGCTCCAGGACGAGCGCGAGATCCGCGTCGCACGCCAGCACTGGTCGATCTTCATCCCCGTGGTGGGCGGCTGCCTGGTGGTCGTGGCGGCTCTCGCCGCGCTCATCGCGGTGGCCCCGTCCCAGGTCTCCGGCGTCGCCCTCGGCAGCGTCAAGAGCTTCGTCCTGGTGCTGGGGCTGGCCGCCGTGGCGCTGATCCTCACCGTCCGCTGGCTGCGCTGGCACTACACCACCTTCACGCTCACCGACCGCCGGGTGGTGGTGGGCACCGGGGTGCTCTCGCGTCACACCGAGTCGATCGCCCTCGACCGCGTCCAGGACACCGCCGTCCGCCAGAGCCTGGTGGCGCGCATCTTCCGGGCCGGCGACGTGGAGATCGAGTCGGCGGGACGCGACGGCTCCGAGGTGCTGGCCCGCATCCACGATCCCCAGGGGTTCAGCAACGACCTGCTCAACGCGGTCGAGGCCCACCGCACCGGCCGCCCCTACGGCGCCGGCGAGGAGGTCACCGGGGCGCCGGAGCCCCAG